A window of the Planctomycetota bacterium genome harbors these coding sequences:
- a CDS encoding Gfo/Idh/MocA family oxidoreductase translates to MFKAAIVGCGTIGKLHAKAYRDAKAIQLAAVVDEAEDRAAALGGEFGVPSYTRMEEVLARADIDFIDICTPSGMHADAAIAAARAGKHCLCEKPLDITPQRCDKMIAAFEKSRTTLGGVFQHRFADEVRQTKTAIDDGRFGRITLATCSTPWWRTQEYYDSGAWRGTWKFDGGGALMNQSIHAIDLLVWLAGPIKTVTARTALLAHERIEVEDVAVAVCEFESGALGVIQGTTAAYPGSGVRHEIMGTGGTVYLVNDKIELWKLRDEEGAEKPPAAASRRAGTGAASDPKALAGILFTHNFDDIARAAREGTAPCVSGIEAKKSAEVICAIYQSARTGKPVTLPLKKFNP, encoded by the coding sequence GTGTTCAAGGCAGCGATCGTCGGCTGCGGCACCATCGGGAAGTTGCACGCCAAGGCCTACCGCGACGCGAAGGCGATTCAACTGGCGGCCGTGGTGGACGAGGCGGAGGACAGGGCGGCCGCGCTCGGCGGCGAGTTCGGCGTCCCTTCGTACACGCGGATGGAAGAGGTTCTTGCTCGCGCCGACATCGACTTCATCGACATCTGCACGCCGAGCGGCATGCACGCCGACGCCGCCATCGCCGCCGCCCGGGCCGGCAAACACTGCCTCTGCGAGAAGCCCCTCGACATCACCCCGCAGCGGTGCGACAAGATGATCGCCGCGTTCGAAAAGAGCCGCACCACGCTCGGAGGCGTCTTCCAGCACCGCTTCGCCGACGAGGTCCGCCAAACGAAGACGGCCATCGACGACGGACGTTTCGGACGCATCACGCTGGCCACCTGTTCCACGCCCTGGTGGCGAACCCAGGAGTACTACGACTCCGGCGCCTGGCGGGGCACGTGGAAGTTCGACGGCGGCGGGGCTCTCATGAACCAGTCCATCCACGCGATCGACCTCCTCGTGTGGCTCGCCGGGCCCATCAAGACCGTCACGGCCCGGACGGCCCTTCTCGCGCACGAGCGGATCGAAGTCGAGGACGTCGCCGTCGCCGTCTGCGAATTCGAATCGGGCGCCCTCGGCGTCATCCAGGGAACCACCGCCGCCTACCCCGGATCGGGCGTTCGCCACGAGATCATGGGAACGGGCGGCACGGTTTACCTCGTGAACGACAAGATCGAACTCTGGAAACTCCGCGACGAGGAAGGCGCCGAGAAGCCGCCCGCCGCCGCATCCCGGCGCGCCGGGACCGGTGCCGCCAGCGACCCGAAGGCCCTCGCCGGCATCCTGTTCACGCACAACTTCGACGATATCGCCCGAGCCGCCCGGGAGGGCACAGCCCCTTGCGTCTCCGGGATCGAGGCCAAAAAATCGGCCGAAGTCATCTGCGCGATTTACCAGTCGGCCCGGACAGGAAAGCCCGTCACGCTGCCCCTGAAAAAATTCAATCCCTGA